From Thermodesulfovibrionales bacterium:
GGATTGTCTTCCGATCCTTGTCTATGATGCGGGTTCGCATGTGGTGGCAGCGGTGCATGCGGGATGGAGAGGAACTGCGGCAGCGATACTCAGGAAGACGATGAGGACGATGAGAGACAGATTCGCCTCTTCACCTTCCGAAATCCTGATTGCGATAGGACCGGGCATTCGAGCGTGCTGCTACGAGGTCGGCTACGAAGTGATGGATGCCGTCCGGAGGGCTACCGGAGAGGGAAAGTATTTCGAGAAGAGAGGTGAAAAGTACTTCCTGGATCTCCCGAGCGCAAACAGATATCAGGCTTTGTCAGACGGCGTGCCAGGGGAAAATATCTGGACTTCAGACGAATGCACTTACTGTCTTCCCGATAGATACTATTCATACCGCTTTGCGAAAGGACCTACTGGGAGACAGGGGGGATTCATCGGGATTGTCTGAAGATTTAGCCTTCTTATCGCGTCACTTCAATCTGGAAGTTGAGAGCGGCCGTGACAGACCGGTGCCGTGACTTTTATCCGCGACCGGATAGGCATGGCAAGAATATTTCTGATAGACTGTGAGAAAGAGGTTGTCACAAAAACGATGGTAAAGGAGTGGAATGAAGATTAAGGGGCTGACTCTCTGTCTGTTACTGGGCCTCACTCTTCTGTCGTGCGGTGGCGGGAGCGACGTTGGAAGTACTCCATCCGCATCCCCTCCCGTCAGTGAATCTGCCGTAGGTCTTTGGAACGGG
This genomic window contains:
- a CDS encoding polyphenol oxidase family protein, with protein sequence DCLPILVYDAGSHVVAAVHAGWRGTAAAILRKTMRTMRDRFASSPSEILIAIGPGIRACCYEVGYEVMDAVRRATGEGKYFEKRGEKYFLDLPSANRYQALSDGVPGENIWTSDECTYCLPDRYYSYRFAKGPTGRQGGFIGIV